In bacterium, a single window of DNA contains:
- a CDS encoding TonB-dependent receptor, whose translation MKPPGLPRTPLVRVLRFQMRTLTVLALLAFLTPVLVDEAIAQEATGTISGRVFDGGSRAPIDGVTVVVEFPEPEDGSVPLELVTQSGPAGDFEFDEEVPAGFYVISLVKAGYRASVITDFQVVAGEDNFIEFPMPRQQISESGDVMELEAFAVSAEVVGDMMNNLELRLESDEIVNLMSAEDLSKFAASDVADALKRVAGVNVVEGQFAIIRGLEDRYSSTTYNGAPIPSPDPDSQSVQLDLFPSDIVSNIDIGKSFNPRSPANSAGGSIDIITHDYPEELTAKLSLGAGFEERPLDEFLRLDKGSPVGVREDGVDLIESDFSGLFGGRTEFLGREVRFKFVAAHEVDYKTRVGHQQVSEPAEAQGPFRDGAFLRVFRSGGGSLGTLDRRGPVFQLEEGQWQEQRTFYGGIGFDLDEAGNHRIDGSVFHTRKKDETVLLRSNAFFQPSRVDVAPGDPGFDFYDNINASTAAAPGFFDGRRYASEWAFEWFNPDEQDGIEGGRHAFFSPLYWSNSFERERDLTVYQLNGDHDLGEHVEGLSVTWVANYSETNQEETTFQARYSYNTVENLLLRSGGLIQPPNLPASPADFTGPGIYASRADLVYGANEIEENQYFGRIDFEYEFSPFDWMDAALRSGYWWEQGNRSVTSRFLFQALGDPNQPGVHTPQTIVDGLAPADFDTSLPGTFYGPAANVNQSFTVIGDTPQQMGRRLFTGATIDQQLADNRPGRSRNKREVSAFNFEAKATLFDELDVLAGLRIENLRITTVNDPYTGVCGGQDWVDGACPDPSLDEATTPPRYLFLDRRDNPAPPDVASLPDGFTFNDELIGFRDAVPAGEFVDCFTRSCLDSILRGEIDELYFLPSVGASYRPWDGWVFRFAYSRTVARPSFRELGYYASVESNSDDFFVGNPRLGTSDVESFDGRVEWTFGDFGDLFAASVFYKTIADPIEQIIIVDQGAASCTAPVCQYRTFLNNPNEAELLGLELEGRKTLDFIGSESLGGFLETFSIGGNFTYIDAEVERAQIQRDRSITWYGITDADIAAGREAFGRMSRKRRLFGQPEWIANADITFDHPDWGTKATLSIFAISEVLDAIGSNELSIETGVIGTQFDRYLDKFYQLDLVVTQAFQVPGLPGEFSARASVKNLTDTTRKIIYDQGQTIDDIAERSFRVGRDYSFAIGYTFTY comes from the coding sequence ATGAAGCCCCCCGGACTTCCGCGGACGCCCCTCGTTCGCGTGCTCCGATTCCAGATGCGTACCCTCACCGTTCTCGCTCTTCTGGCGTTCCTCACCCCCGTCCTCGTCGACGAGGCGATCGCCCAGGAGGCGACCGGCACGATCTCGGGCCGCGTCTTCGACGGCGGTAGTCGGGCTCCGATCGACGGTGTGACCGTCGTGGTGGAGTTTCCGGAGCCGGAGGATGGCTCGGTGCCCCTCGAGCTCGTCACCCAATCGGGGCCCGCTGGCGACTTCGAGTTCGACGAAGAGGTGCCCGCCGGCTTCTACGTGATCAGCCTCGTGAAGGCGGGCTATCGCGCGTCGGTGATCACCGACTTCCAGGTCGTCGCGGGGGAGGACAACTTCATCGAGTTCCCGATGCCGCGTCAGCAGATCTCCGAGAGCGGCGACGTCATGGAGCTCGAGGCGTTCGCGGTCTCCGCCGAGGTCGTGGGCGACATGATGAACAATCTCGAGCTCCGGCTCGAGAGCGACGAGATCGTGAACCTGATGTCGGCCGAGGACCTCTCGAAGTTCGCGGCGAGCGACGTCGCCGACGCCCTCAAGCGCGTGGCGGGCGTCAACGTCGTCGAGGGCCAGTTCGCGATCATCCGCGGACTCGAGGACCGGTACAGCAGCACGACCTACAACGGCGCGCCGATCCCGTCCCCGGACCCGGACAGTCAGTCGGTCCAGCTCGATCTCTTCCCGTCGGACATCGTCTCCAACATCGACATCGGCAAGTCGTTCAATCCGCGCTCTCCGGCCAACTCGGCCGGCGGCTCGATCGACATCATCACCCACGACTACCCCGAGGAGCTGACCGCCAAGCTCTCCCTGGGTGCCGGTTTCGAAGAGCGGCCCCTCGACGAGTTCCTGCGCCTCGACAAGGGATCTCCGGTCGGGGTCCGCGAGGACGGCGTCGATCTGATCGAGTCGGATTTCAGCGGTCTCTTCGGCGGGCGGACCGAGTTCCTGGGGCGGGAGGTGCGCTTCAAGTTCGTCGCAGCCCACGAGGTCGACTACAAGACGCGGGTGGGCCACCAGCAGGTCTCCGAGCCGGCGGAAGCGCAGGGCCCCTTCCGCGACGGCGCTTTCCTGCGCGTCTTCCGCTCCGGCGGCGGTTCCCTGGGCACGCTCGACCGTCGCGGCCCCGTCTTCCAGCTGGAGGAGGGGCAGTGGCAGGAACAGCGGACGTTCTACGGAGGGATCGGCTTCGATCTCGACGAGGCCGGGAACCACCGGATCGACGGTTCGGTCTTCCACACTCGGAAGAAGGACGAGACGGTCCTGCTGCGCTCGAACGCGTTCTTCCAGCCGTCTCGCGTCGACGTCGCGCCGGGTGACCCCGGCTTCGACTTCTACGACAACATCAACGCCAGCACGGCGGCCGCGCCCGGATTCTTCGACGGGCGCCGCTATGCGAGCGAATGGGCCTTCGAGTGGTTCAACCCCGACGAGCAGGACGGCATCGAAGGCGGTCGGCACGCCTTCTTCTCGCCGCTCTACTGGAGCAACAGCTTCGAGCGGGAGCGCGACCTCACGGTCTACCAGCTGAACGGCGACCACGATCTCGGCGAGCACGTCGAGGGGCTCTCGGTCACCTGGGTCGCGAACTATTCGGAGACGAACCAGGAGGAAACCACGTTCCAGGCGCGGTACTCCTACAACACGGTGGAGAACCTGCTGCTCCGAAGCGGGGGTCTGATCCAGCCTCCGAACCTGCCCGCGAGTCCCGCCGACTTCACGGGACCCGGCATCTATGCCTCCCGCGCGGACCTCGTCTACGGCGCGAACGAGATCGAGGAGAACCAGTACTTCGGACGGATCGACTTCGAGTACGAGTTCTCGCCCTTCGACTGGATGGATGCGGCCCTGCGAAGCGGATACTGGTGGGAGCAGGGGAATCGCTCGGTCACCTCGCGGTTTCTCTTCCAGGCGCTCGGCGACCCGAACCAGCCCGGCGTGCACACGCCGCAGACGATCGTCGACGGACTCGCCCCGGCGGACTTCGACACGAGCCTCCCGGGAACCTTCTACGGCCCGGCCGCGAACGTCAACCAGTCGTTCACGGTGATCGGCGATACCCCCCAGCAGATGGGACGTCGGCTCTTCACCGGCGCGACGATCGATCAGCAGCTCGCCGACAACCGGCCGGGTCGGAGCCGGAACAAGCGCGAAGTCAGCGCCTTCAACTTCGAAGCCAAGGCCACGCTCTTCGACGAGCTCGACGTCCTCGCCGGGCTCCGGATCGAGAACCTCCGGATCACGACCGTGAACGATCCCTACACCGGGGTCTGCGGAGGGCAGGACTGGGTCGATGGGGCCTGTCCCGACCCGTCCCTGGACGAGGCGACGACCCCGCCGCGCTACCTCTTCCTCGACCGTCGCGACAACCCCGCCCCGCCCGACGTGGCCTCGCTCCCCGACGGCTTCACCTTCAACGACGAGCTGATCGGCTTCCGTGACGCCGTCCCGGCCGGGGAGTTCGTCGACTGCTTCACCCGGAGCTGCCTCGACAGCATTCTACGCGGCGAGATCGACGAGCTCTACTTCCTGCCGAGCGTCGGCGCCTCCTATCGCCCCTGGGACGGCTGGGTCTTCCGCTTCGCCTACTCGCGGACGGTCGCACGGCCCTCGTTCCGCGAGCTCGGGTACTACGCGTCGGTCGAGAGCAACAGCGACGACTTTTTCGTCGGCAATCCGCGCCTCGGGACCTCCGACGTCGAGAGCTTCGACGGCCGGGTCGAGTGGACATTCGGCGACTTCGGCGATCTCTTCGCAGCGAGCGTCTTCTACAAGACGATCGCCGATCCGATCGAACAGATCATCATCGTCGATCAGGGTGCGGCCTCGTGCACCGCGCCCGTCTGTCAGTACCGGACCTTCCTGAACAACCCCAACGAAGCCGAGCTGCTGGGCCTCGAGCTCGAAGGGCGCAAGACCCTCGATTTCATCGGATCCGAATCCCTCGGCGGCTTCCTCGAGACCTTCTCGATCGGCGGCAACTTCACCTACATCGACGCCGAGGTCGAGCGAGCGCAGATCCAGCGGGATCGATCGATCACCTGGTACGGCATCACCGACGCGGACATCGCCGCCGGGCGCGAGGCGTTCGGCCGGATGAGTCGCAAGCGCCGGCTCTTCGGTCAGCCCGAGTGGATCGCGAACGCGGACATCACCTTCGACCATCCCGACTGGGGAACGAAGGCGACCCTCTCCATCTTCGCGATCAGCGAGGTCCTGGACGCGATCGGCAGCAACGAGCTCTCGATCGAGACGGGTGTCATCGGGACCCAGTTCGACCGCTATCTCGACAAGTTCTACCAGCTCGACCTCGTCGTGACGCAAGCCTTCCAGGTCCCCGGTCTCCCGGGTGAGTTCTCGGCCCGCGCCAGCGTGAAGAACCTGACGGATACCACCCGCAAGATCATCTACGACCAGGGCCAGACGATCGACGACATCGCCGAGCGGTCGTTCCGGGTCGGGCGCGACTACTCCTTCGCGATCGGTTACACCTTCACGTACTGA
- a CDS encoding MFS transporter — translation MSRGLPSREVDASGGRATAGGFLGSLVSVGMTIYLFGVFQDALVVAFDTSVSTLAFGPSLFTAASGILSPLVGRSLSTPSRPGLSIRTVMFAGAVSLGMGFVLLSRAPSIGWAALAFGGLIAPGAILMGPLLGQALVTQWFTEGSGRMLGVVSAGTTVGGMLMPPIAAVLIESLGWRSAMVALGVMAMGLMIPAIALLVRERPPGGSLEAGSLSGEEEALEVARTASTAEHLRDPRLWLVGIAFGLIFSAGMISTIFMVPFATEMGIPLVWGATVAGARSGLAATGKIVFGALGDRFGIRPVLGAVVAVEAALTALLIQTREPWVFVAIFVSIGFVGGAPLPLKASMARELFGRTNFAGSMGLLQSLAAPFQLAIVPIGGFVYASTGSYASVFLLTIPCFLLGGLLPVFLRAPERAPVAAR, via the coding sequence ATGTCGCGTGGTTTGCCGAGTCGAGAGGTGGACGCATCCGGCGGACGCGCGACGGCGGGTGGCTTTCTCGGAAGCCTCGTCTCCGTCGGGATGACGATCTACCTCTTCGGCGTCTTCCAGGATGCCCTGGTCGTCGCTTTCGACACGTCGGTCTCGACCCTCGCCTTCGGTCCGTCGCTGTTCACGGCCGCCAGCGGGATCCTCTCTCCCCTCGTCGGCCGTTCGCTCTCGACGCCGTCTCGGCCCGGCTTGTCGATCCGGACCGTGATGTTCGCCGGAGCCGTCTCGCTGGGCATGGGCTTCGTCCTGTTGTCTCGGGCGCCGTCGATCGGCTGGGCCGCGCTCGCCTTCGGGGGGCTGATCGCGCCCGGTGCGATCCTGATGGGTCCGCTCCTGGGCCAGGCCCTGGTGACGCAATGGTTCACCGAGGGCAGCGGGCGCATGCTCGGCGTGGTCTCCGCCGGGACGACGGTCGGCGGGATGCTGATGCCGCCGATCGCGGCGGTGTTGATCGAGTCGCTGGGCTGGAGGTCGGCGATGGTCGCCCTCGGCGTCATGGCGATGGGCCTGATGATCCCGGCGATCGCGCTGCTCGTCCGCGAGCGACCGCCGGGGGGATCGCTCGAGGCGGGTTCGCTCTCCGGCGAGGAGGAGGCCCTGGAGGTCGCGCGGACCGCGTCGACCGCCGAGCATCTTCGGGACCCTCGCCTCTGGTTGGTCGGGATCGCCTTCGGGTTGATCTTCTCCGCGGGCATGATCTCGACCATCTTCATGGTGCCCTTCGCGACCGAGATGGGCATCCCGCTCGTCTGGGGGGCCACCGTCGCGGGGGCCCGGTCGGGCCTCGCGGCGACGGGCAAGATCGTGTTCGGCGCGCTCGGCGATCGATTCGGCATACGGCCGGTGCTCGGGGCCGTCGTCGCCGTCGAGGCGGCGCTCACGGCGCTGCTGATCCAGACGCGCGAGCCGTGGGTCTTCGTGGCGATCTTCGTCTCGATCGGCTTCGTCGGTGGAGCGCCTCTCCCGCTCAAGGCGTCGATGGCGAGGGAGCTCTTTGGGCGAACGAACTTCGCGGGCTCGATGGGGTTGCTGCAGAGTCTGGCGGCTCCCTTCCAGCTCGCGATCGTTCCGATCGGGGGTTTCGTCTACGCGTCGACGGGCAGCTACGCGAGCGTCTTCCTTCTCACGATTCCCTGCTTTCTGCTCGGGGGATTGCTGCCCGTCTTCCTTCGCGCGCCCGAACGGGCCCCCGTCGCCGCGCGCTGA
- a CDS encoding cytochrome P450, which yields MAEFEYDPTAPDFQEDPHPLFQRLRDEFPAYHNEALRFWALSRYEDVRDAAADHVTFANSVDHYPDPEGDPSELMPRWMMDFGLFYIDAPRHDQLRRLVSKTFTPSRVTRLEPVIRELARGLLRDVAEKGRAEIVHDYAAPLATQVIGALLGVPEADRWQFRLWAEKIEQRDPDTPAELAAQEQAETIDAIRAYMRALVAERRAAPRDDLLSALTLAEEGGKSLADEQIVDLGYQLMIAGNDTTAAMISNGALRLAEFPDQRQVLLDEPGWVVNAVEEMTRYDSPTVQSPPRITTRPVELHGRTLPAGSAVVLIWMSANHDERQYPEPSRFDVKRTLGRHMGFGHGRHVCLGAHLARLEGRVAFEELLRAMPDYAIEGEARRWASTWLRPIGRLEVAFDGRRAQEALADA from the coding sequence ATGGCCGAATTCGAGTACGACCCGACGGCGCCGGACTTCCAGGAAGACCCCCATCCGCTCTTCCAGCGACTCCGCGACGAGTTCCCCGCCTACCACAACGAGGCGCTTCGGTTCTGGGCCTTGTCCCGCTACGAAGACGTCCGAGACGCGGCGGCGGACCACGTCACGTTCGCGAACTCCGTCGATCACTACCCCGATCCGGAGGGCGATCCGAGCGAGCTGATGCCGCGCTGGATGATGGACTTCGGGCTCTTCTACATCGACGCGCCCCGTCACGATCAGCTGCGGCGGTTGGTCTCGAAGACCTTCACCCCGAGCCGTGTGACGCGACTCGAGCCCGTGATCCGCGAGCTGGCGCGCGGCCTCCTCCGCGACGTGGCCGAGAAGGGGCGGGCCGAGATCGTGCACGACTACGCGGCGCCCCTCGCGACCCAGGTGATCGGCGCGCTGCTCGGCGTGCCGGAGGCGGATCGCTGGCAGTTCCGGCTGTGGGCGGAGAAGATCGAACAGCGGGATCCCGACACACCCGCGGAGCTCGCCGCGCAGGAGCAGGCGGAGACGATCGACGCGATTCGCGCGTACATGCGCGCCCTCGTCGCCGAGCGGCGCGCCGCGCCCCGGGACGATCTCTTGTCGGCGCTCACCCTCGCGGAGGAGGGCGGTAAGAGCCTCGCGGACGAACAGATCGTCGATCTCGGCTACCAGCTGATGATCGCCGGCAACGACACGACGGCGGCGATGATCTCGAACGGGGCGCTCCGGCTCGCCGAGTTCCCGGACCAGCGGCAGGTGCTCCTCGACGAGCCCGGGTGGGTGGTGAACGCGGTCGAAGAGATGACCCGCTACGACTCGCCGACCGTCCAGTCCCCGCCGCGGATCACGACGCGACCGGTCGAGCTGCACGGCCGGACGCTTCCCGCCGGCTCTGCCGTCGTCCTGATCTGGATGTCCGCCAATCACGACGAGCGGCAGTATCCGGAGCCCTCGCGTTTCGACGTGAAGCGGACGCTCGGGCGACACATGGGGTTCGGCCACGGACGGCACGTCTGCCTGGGCGCGCATCTCGCGAGGCTCGAAGGGCGCGTGGCCTTCGAGGAGCTGCTCCGTGCGATGCCGGACTACGCGATCGAGGGCGAGGCCCGACGTTGGGCCAGCACCTGGCTGCGGCCGATCGGCCGGCTCGAGGTCGCCTTCGACGGGCGCCGCGCCCAGGAAGCGCTCGCCGACGCCTAG
- a CDS encoding LLM class flavin-dependent oxidoreductase has translation MKVGVLQFFGWRDRSVALEDIYARAMERIEIMDQTGYDAVWLAEHHFSSYSVCPSVHLMAMQVAARTKRLRIGTGVTLAAFYHPLRIAEEIALLDLFSGGRVNWGAGRGFDPVEFKNFGVPPEESTERFREAVEIVLGAWRNERLTHHGKYHTFEDVEVLPKPTQAPHPPVWVAASSEGAIEWAADEGHSILMDPHSSHDMIARKEALYEARFESVHGRKAEGDRPIARLIALGETDEEAREVAERGALFSGRYLPKEAVAAFREDGRPTEPAEHYMDGVIVHGSPERVVDQLRELEGTMPLDYLLVSPLSEKTFDLFTERVLPALA, from the coding sequence ATGAAGGTGGGCGTCCTCCAGTTCTTCGGCTGGCGCGATCGAAGCGTCGCGCTCGAGGACATCTATGCGCGCGCGATGGAGCGCATCGAGATCATGGATCAGACCGGCTACGACGCGGTCTGGCTCGCCGAGCACCACTTCAGCAGCTACAGCGTCTGCCCTTCGGTCCACCTGATGGCGATGCAGGTCGCGGCCCGCACGAAGCGCCTGCGGATCGGAACCGGTGTGACCCTCGCCGCGTTCTACCACCCGCTGCGGATCGCCGAGGAGATCGCGCTCCTCGATCTCTTCTCCGGGGGCCGCGTGAACTGGGGCGCGGGACGGGGCTTCGACCCGGTCGAGTTCAAGAACTTCGGCGTCCCGCCGGAGGAGAGTACCGAGCGCTTCCGCGAGGCCGTCGAGATCGTGCTGGGCGCGTGGCGGAACGAACGCCTGACCCATCACGGCAAGTACCACACCTTCGAAGACGTCGAGGTCCTGCCCAAGCCGACCCAGGCGCCCCACCCGCCCGTCTGGGTCGCCGCGAGCTCCGAAGGAGCGATCGAGTGGGCGGCGGACGAGGGACACTCGATCCTGATGGATCCGCACTCGTCCCACGACATGATCGCGCGGAAGGAAGCGCTCTACGAAGCCCGCTTCGAGTCGGTCCACGGTCGGAAGGCCGAAGGCGACCGTCCGATCGCGCGTCTGATCGCCCTCGGCGAAACGGACGAAGAGGCGCGGGAGGTCGCGGAGCGAGGGGCGCTCTTCTCGGGTCGCTATCTGCCGAAGGAGGCCGTCGCCGCGTTTCGGGAAGACGGTCGGCCGACCGAGCCCGCGGAGCATTACATGGACGGCGTGATCGTCCACGGCTCCCCGGAGCGCGTCGTCGATCAGCTCCGGGAGCTCGAAGGAACGATGCCCCTCGACTACCTGCTGGTCTCGCCCCTTTCGGAGAAGACCTTCGACCTCTTCACGGAACGGGTCCTGCCGGCGCTCGCCTGA
- a CDS encoding VOC family protein: MPVAPNEPGFALEAAGLARLSHVSLQVADLDRALRFYRSVFGMQTVMERDLEGPAFEAVTATPGARSRLVRGLVAGNTVVQLFWHSWREPTTEKRTLMSFEVRDVRAAYEALRAKGVDCQSEPVPFDNSTAFVIHDPDGHPIEIIQWAADASPYRVRA; encoded by the coding sequence ATGCCCGTCGCACCGAACGAGCCCGGCTTCGCCCTCGAAGCGGCCGGCCTCGCCCGCCTCTCCCATGTCTCGCTCCAGGTCGCCGACCTCGACCGCGCCCTTCGCTTCTACCGCTCGGTCTTCGGAATGCAGACCGTCATGGAGCGCGATCTCGAGGGGCCTGCGTTCGAGGCCGTGACCGCGACGCCCGGTGCACGTTCGAGACTCGTGCGCGGGCTCGTCGCCGGAAACACCGTCGTCCAGCTCTTCTGGCACAGCTGGCGCGAACCCACGACCGAGAAACGCACCCTGATGTCCTTCGAGGTCCGCGACGTCCGGGCCGCCTACGAGGCTCTCCGGGCGAAGGGGGTGGACTGCCAGAGCGAGCCGGTGCCCTTCGACAATTCGACGGCCTTCGTGATCCACGATCCCGACGGGCATCCGATCGAGATCATCCAGTGGGCGGCGGACGCGTCGCCCTATCGCGTCCGCGCGTGA
- a CDS encoding TauD/TfdA family dioxygenase → MARPDHDPSQASYTTPEGFHVRRLAGALGAEARGVDLGRLDGEGARAIERVLLDHHVLFFPGQSLNVDQHIAFGRHYGELEGHPHLENPTEGLPPEIFELSARRGGVADEWHSDLTCLDSPALYSILHMVRAPAVGGDTMWANPAMAYDELSPPIRDLCDGLTAIHDGEPHGLDDVKAIHPVVRVHPVSGRKVLFVNEHFTRRIVELSADESALLLGHLTRWVSNPRFTVRYRWETGTVAMWDNRTTQHFVLNDFHEERVIQRVTVMGDRVEEAAPPRWPPFERVGGPSDTSRHEAEVAEIAAARAPSD, encoded by the coding sequence ATGGCGCGTCCTGATCACGATCCCTCCCAGGCCAGCTACACGACCCCGGAAGGCTTTCACGTGCGACGCCTCGCCGGGGCCCTCGGCGCCGAGGCCCGCGGCGTCGACCTTGGCCGGCTCGACGGGGAGGGGGCGCGCGCGATCGAGCGTGTCCTGCTCGACCACCATGTCCTCTTCTTTCCGGGCCAATCGCTGAACGTCGACCAGCACATCGCCTTCGGCCGTCACTACGGCGAGCTCGAAGGGCATCCTCATCTCGAGAATCCGACCGAGGGCCTGCCGCCCGAGATCTTCGAGCTCTCGGCAAGACGTGGCGGGGTCGCCGACGAATGGCACTCGGATCTCACCTGCCTCGACTCGCCCGCGCTCTACTCGATCCTGCACATGGTGCGCGCGCCGGCGGTGGGCGGGGACACGATGTGGGCGAATCCGGCGATGGCCTACGACGAGCTGTCCCCGCCGATTCGCGACCTCTGCGACGGACTCACCGCCATCCACGACGGCGAGCCCCACGGACTGGACGACGTGAAGGCGATCCATCCGGTCGTGCGCGTCCATCCGGTGAGCGGCCGCAAGGTGCTCTTCGTGAACGAGCACTTCACGCGCCGGATCGTCGAGCTGTCCGCCGACGAGAGTGCGTTGCTGCTGGGGCACCTCACGCGCTGGGTCTCGAACCCGCGGTTCACCGTCCGCTATCGCTGGGAGACGGGCACGGTCGCCATGTGGGACAACCGCACGACGCAGCACTTCGTGCTCAACGACTTTCACGAGGAGCGCGTGATCCAGCGCGTGACGGTGATGGGCGACCGCGTCGAGGAAGCGGCGCCGCCGCGTTGGCCGCCGTTTGAGCGCGTCGGCGGGCCGAGCGACACGAGTCGGCACGAGGCCGAGGTCGCGGAGATCGCAGCCGCCCGGGCCCCTTCGGACTGA
- a CDS encoding glycosyltransferase family 1 protein: protein MRIAIFSEVFLPKIDGITNRLRHTIDRLVDGGHEVRVFGPLHAQGSYRGVKVVQVPGLPLPLYPGLQITHPDPRVAWELFKFRPDVVHAVGPASLGVLGSITARALGLPLVASYHTDLPAYLPRYLPRWGLGFAQPAIWPVIRAVHGLAHLNLCPSTVTREELESHGIEPVGIWRGGVDTERFRPKAASATMRLRLTEEVRPDAVKALAVYVGRVGAEKGLDRLFELHDAIPGLHVAVVGDGPDRERLEKMARGRRFVFTGFLRGDDLAAAYASADLFFMPSTTETLGFVVLEAMSSGTPVVAARAGGPLDLIIDGENGLLYEPDDPAEAIRQVKKLLHNPSQRRHLGAQGRKAAERRTWDEETRRLLDHYETAIDLASRGQDALHGDVRH from the coding sequence ATGAGGATCGCGATCTTTTCCGAGGTCTTCCTACCGAAGATCGATGGCATCACGAACCGGCTGCGTCACACGATCGATCGACTCGTCGACGGCGGCCACGAAGTGCGGGTCTTCGGCCCGCTCCACGCGCAGGGCAGCTACCGCGGCGTCAAGGTCGTCCAGGTCCCGGGACTGCCGCTGCCGCTCTACCCGGGACTGCAGATCACGCATCCGGATCCGCGCGTCGCGTGGGAGCTCTTCAAGTTTCGTCCCGACGTCGTCCATGCGGTCGGCCCCGCGAGCCTCGGCGTGCTCGGCTCGATCACGGCCCGCGCGCTCGGTCTTCCGCTCGTGGCGTCCTACCACACGGATCTGCCGGCCTACCTGCCGCGCTATCTGCCGCGCTGGGGCCTCGGCTTCGCCCAGCCGGCGATCTGGCCGGTGATCCGCGCGGTTCACGGCCTCGCCCACCTGAATCTCTGCCCTTCGACGGTGACCCGGGAGGAGCTCGAGTCGCACGGCATCGAGCCCGTCGGGATCTGGCGCGGTGGCGTCGACACGGAGCGCTTCCGGCCGAAGGCGGCGAGCGCGACGATGCGGCTTCGCCTCACGGAGGAGGTCCGGCCCGACGCCGTGAAGGCGCTCGCCGTCTACGTCGGTCGCGTCGGCGCGGAGAAGGGGCTGGATCGACTCTTCGAGCTGCACGACGCGATTCCCGGGCTGCACGTCGCCGTCGTCGGCGACGGGCCGGATCGGGAGCGCCTCGAGAAGATGGCCAGGGGAAGACGGTTCGTGTTCACCGGCTTCCTGCGCGGAGACGACCTCGCGGCGGCCTATGCGAGCGCGGATCTCTTCTTCATGCCGTCCACGACGGAGACGCTCGGTTTCGTGGTGCTCGAGGCGATGAGCTCCGGCACGCCGGTCGTCGCCGCGCGCGCGGGCGGACCGCTCGACCTGATCATCGACGGGGAGAACGGTCTGCTCTACGAGCCGGACGATCCCGCCGAAGCGATCCGGCAAGTGAAGAAGCTGCTCCACAACCCGAGCCAGCGACGCCATCTCGGGGCCCAGGGCCGAAAGGCGGCCGAGCGGAGGACCTGGGACGAAGAGACGCGCCGACTCCTCGACCACTACGAGACGGCGATCGACCTCGCGAGTCGTGGCCAGGACGCGCTCCACGGCGATGTGAGGCACTAG